A genomic segment from Simkaniaceae bacterium encodes:
- a CDS encoding tyrosine-protein phosphatase: MEVLWFVVKQKFFKNYLPNYDIVDGERLHRGGQPHEEGLNALAERGIKTIINLRKDGGARRWGRLMKVNIPFNPFKPRDKVVIDFLRVICNKEHHPVFIHCFHGADRTGTLCAIYRIVVQKWDKEKAIAEMKKYGFHWWHNNLIDYIRNLDIEKITKEAGIEFSHFHDESHLK; the protein is encoded by the coding sequence ATGGAAGTCCTATGGTTTGTTGTTAAACAAAAGTTTTTTAAAAACTATCTTCCTAACTATGACATCGTTGATGGGGAGCGGCTCCATCGTGGTGGACAGCCTCATGAAGAAGGGCTGAATGCCCTTGCCGAAAGGGGAATTAAGACAATCATCAATTTGCGTAAGGATGGGGGGGCAAGGCGATGGGGACGATTAATGAAGGTTAATATCCCATTCAATCCGTTCAAGCCGCGGGATAAAGTAGTCATCGATTTTTTAAGAGTCATTTGCAATAAAGAGCACCACCCCGTTTTTATCCATTGTTTTCATGGAGCAGATCGAACGGGCACACTCTGCGCAATTTATCGCATAGTGGTTCAAAAATGGGATAAAGAAAAGGCAATTGCCGAAATGAAAAAATATGGTTTTCATTGGTGGCACAACAATTTAATCGACTATATTCGCAATCTGGATATTGAGAAAATAACAAAAGAAGCGGGAATTGAATTCTCGCATTTTCATGATGAATCTCATCTTAAATAG
- the htpX gene encoding protease HtpX, with amino-acid sequence MNWLKRISLFLILNFLILLTISTIIRFFNIQPFLTRHGINYEALLIFCLLWGMGGAFISLMLSKKIAQWFMGIRLIDPHADPMSNRLYSIVVKQARSLNIKVPDVGIFESPLPNAFATGPSSSNALVAISTGLLNRMNESEIEAVIGHEMSHIANGDMVTMTLLQGIINAFVMFLARILAFFFASGRDRNQTSFGAYYFLTFVFEIIFMLLGSIVICAFSRFREYRADRGGALLAGKENMINALRSLQRISDENHQYSRRSQDQPAAIQALFINRSNGSILFQLFSTHPTIEKRIQRLKEGV; translated from the coding sequence ATGAATTGGCTCAAAAGAATTTCTTTATTTCTCATTCTCAATTTTTTAATTCTGCTTACGATATCGACAATCATCCGATTCTTCAATATTCAACCATTTTTAACAAGACATGGAATCAATTATGAAGCACTGCTCATTTTTTGCCTCCTTTGGGGCATGGGTGGGGCTTTTATCTCACTTATGCTATCGAAAAAAATAGCGCAGTGGTTCATGGGCATCCGCCTCATTGATCCCCATGCCGATCCGATGTCGAACCGCCTTTATTCCATCGTAGTGAAGCAAGCCCGCTCTTTAAACATTAAAGTTCCTGATGTAGGCATTTTTGAAAGCCCTTTACCCAACGCTTTTGCAACGGGACCTTCAAGTTCCAATGCTCTTGTAGCAATTTCAACCGGACTTCTCAACCGGATGAATGAAAGTGAAATTGAAGCTGTGATCGGGCATGAAATGTCGCATATTGCTAATGGCGATATGGTAACAATGACTCTTTTACAAGGTATCATCAATGCTTTTGTTATGTTCTTAGCTAGAATTCTTGCTTTCTTTTTTGCTTCGGGACGTGATCGCAACCAGACCTCTTTTGGCGCCTATTACTTCCTAACATTTGTCTTTGAGATTATCTTTATGCTACTCGGTTCCATTGTGATCTGCGCTTTTTCTCGCTTTAGAGAATACCGTGCCGATCGCGGAGGTGCTCTCTTAGCCGGTAAAGAAAATATGATCAACGCGCTGCGCTCTTTACAAAGAATCAGTGATGAAAATCATCAATATAGCCGAAGAAGTCAAGATCAACCCGCAGCCATTCAAGCCCTTTTTATTAATCGCTCTAACGGATCCATTCTTTTCCAACTCTTTTCAACACATCCGACGATTGAAAAGAGAATTCAACGATTGAAAGAAGGAGTATAG
- a CDS encoding dipeptidase, whose amino-acid sequence MSSLDPFKQWYATHQKTIFKDFFDYLRFPSVSSEAAHKKDMLNCAHFLVESLKEIGLEVELHETSHHPFVFASHCHAPKEAATLLIYLHYDVQPVDPIELWDSKPFEPEIRGGKIFARGASDNKGQGFYTITALKAFLEKKQIKNFNLKILIEGEEEIGSTGLMEELPKLHDLLKADYLLVIDSSIDNIQTPLITLGMRGVMTFDLECITAIGDIHSGWGGVAPNSIKVLISVLSKAYNDQGQVQIEGFYDDVHQSTDEEKRLFFSEDYDKEELKEMFGIEAFSVEEGYTFKESSTMRPTFEINGIWGGYQGDGFKTVIPAKAQAKISIRTVPNQDTQKLEASFRHFLSQHMPKGVQWKLIAHGHGPYYKSDIHSPIVQIAREAYSDVFEKPCQFALIGGSVPITAGLCKASGADAVAIGTATHDNQYHAPNEFFYLDSFEKGFLTIVRILDILES is encoded by the coding sequence ATGAGTTCATTAGACCCCTTTAAGCAGTGGTATGCAACGCATCAAAAAACGATTTTTAAAGATTTTTTTGACTATTTGCGCTTCCCAAGCGTGAGCTCTGAAGCAGCTCATAAAAAGGACATGCTCAATTGTGCCCACTTTCTCGTAGAGAGTTTAAAAGAGATAGGGCTCGAGGTGGAGCTTCATGAGACGAGCCATCATCCCTTTGTGTTTGCCAGTCATTGTCATGCTCCAAAAGAAGCCGCAACGCTTTTAATTTATCTGCACTATGATGTCCAGCCCGTTGATCCCATTGAATTATGGGATTCTAAGCCATTTGAGCCTGAAATTCGAGGCGGAAAAATATTTGCTCGCGGAGCTTCAGATAATAAAGGACAGGGATTTTATACGATCACCGCGCTCAAGGCCTTTCTTGAAAAAAAGCAAATTAAAAATTTTAACCTAAAAATTCTCATTGAAGGCGAAGAGGAGATCGGTTCTACCGGTCTCATGGAAGAATTGCCAAAGCTGCATGATCTATTAAAAGCCGATTACTTGCTTGTGATTGACAGTTCAATCGACAATATACAAACCCCATTGATTACATTAGGGATGCGGGGGGTGATGACCTTTGATTTAGAGTGTATTACGGCCATAGGTGATATTCATTCGGGATGGGGAGGGGTTGCTCCCAATAGTATTAAGGTGTTAATCAGTGTCTTGTCAAAGGCCTACAATGATCAGGGGCAAGTTCAGATTGAAGGATTTTATGACGATGTACATCAATCGACAGATGAAGAGAAAAGGCTATTTTTTTCTGAAGATTATGATAAAGAAGAATTAAAAGAGATGTTCGGAATTGAAGCCTTTAGCGTTGAAGAGGGGTATACATTTAAAGAGTCTTCGACAATGAGACCCACCTTTGAAATTAATGGGATATGGGGAGGGTATCAGGGAGATGGTTTCAAAACCGTGATTCCTGCAAAGGCACAGGCAAAGATCTCCATACGCACAGTGCCCAATCAAGATACACAAAAATTAGAAGCTTCTTTCCGCCATTTTTTATCTCAACATATGCCTAAAGGGGTGCAATGGAAATTAATTGCACACGGTCATGGGCCATACTACAAATCGGATATTCATTCACCGATTGTTCAAATTGCACGAGAGGCCTATAGTGATGTCTTTGAAAAGCCGTGTCAGTTTGCGCTTATTGGTGGGAGTGTTCCTATTACGGCCGGTTTATGTAAAGCAAGTGGAGCCGATGCCGTTGCAATTGGAACGGCCACGCATGACAATCAGTATCATGCACCCAATGAATTTTTCTATTTAGATTCTTTCGAAAAAGGCTTTTTGACAATTGTGAGGATTTTAGATATCCTCGAAAGCTAA